In Xiphias gladius isolate SHS-SW01 ecotype Sanya breed wild chromosome 5, ASM1685928v1, whole genome shotgun sequence, the following are encoded in one genomic region:
- the oplah gene encoding 5-oxoprolinase isoform X5, with translation MAETKGKFDFAIDRGGTFTDVFARLPDGRERVLKLLSRDPQNYKDAPTEGIRRVLEEETGRVFPRDQPVDTSLIGWIRMGTTLATNALLEREGERTALLVTKGFKDLLHIGTQARPKLFDLEVAVPEVLYEEVIEVDERVVLRQDGCQLPRKDPKRIVTGSTGDSLEVWRELDLEGVEKDLRGVLSRGITSLAVLLLHSYTWSDHEKAVGALARCLGFTQVSLSSEVMPMVRAVPRGYTVCADAYLTPKIRQYLKGFTSGFKGGLKDVDVLFMQSDGGLTPMEQFCGSRAVLSGPAGGVVGYAITSYSQMEKKPVIGFDMGGTSTDVSRYAGQYEHVFEATTAGVTLQAPQLDINTVAAGGGSRLFFRSGMFAVGPESAGAHPGPACYRKSGPLTVTDANLALGRLLPSFFPKIFGPGENESLSLEETMKHFRHLTQEINLFLSSNQSQVSTNGANQSNNSMLPNSQSEMSVEEVAIGFIRVANEAMCRPIRALTQAKGHDTSKHVLACFGGAGGQHACAIAQALGMKTVFIHKYSGVLSAYGLALADVVEEVQEPCSMQYEQHCFSELDRRVEQLSKCCHDTLCARGFTSSQISTEVFLHLRYEGTDCALMVTAAGYPSNAQSCCAGDFRSAFTKRYLKEFGFTIPDRPIMVDDIRVRGCGKSGIKSVYKTNMGPKQAKPVTVTKCYFEDGYLDTSVYLWEELPCGHSIQGPAIIIDKNSTILVEPCCEASLTEGGDVFMTVGSDPHCALGTELNTVQLSIFSHRFMSIAEQMGRVLQRTSISTNIKERLDFSCAVFGPDGGLVSNAPHIPVHLGAMQETVQYQIRSLGNNLREGDVVLSNHPCAGGSHLPDLTVITPVFRKGVSGPVFFVASRGHHADIGGITPGSMPPHSTSLQQEGAVFTSFKLVTGGVFQEQAVTEALMAPTQYPDCSGTRNLHDNLSDLRAQVAANQRGGQLVGELIDSYRLAVVQAYMGYIQSNAELAVRDMLRDFARCRRQQTGSLEVESEDFMDDGTPIRLRVKINEEEGSAVFDFTGTGTEVWGNCNAPRAITLSALIYCLRCMVGQDIPLNQDYAKSMNRFATNLVEGWSMSQGRTH, from the exons ATGGCTGAGACCAAGGGGAAATTTGACTTTGCTATCGACCGGGGTGGCACTTTCACCGATGTGTTTGCCCGGCTGCCTGATGGTCGCGAGAGAGTACTGAAACTGCTGTCTCGAGACCCCCAGAACTACAAAGACGCTCCTACTGAGGGGATCCGCAGAGTCCTGGAAGAG GAAACAGGGCGGGTCTTTCCTCGTGACCAGCCTGTAGACACTTCACTCATTGGCTGGATCAGAATGGGCACAACATTGGCAACCAACGCTTtgctggagagagaaggagaaaggactGCGCTCCTGGTCACAAAGGGCTTTAAGGACTTGCTGCACATTGGCACACAAGCCAGGCCAAAGCTGTTTGATTTG GAGGTTGCAGTGCCTGAGGTGCTGTATGAGGAGGTAATAGAGGTGGATGAGCGAGTTGTTCTTAGGCAAGATGGCTGCCAGCTGCCCAGGAAAGATCCCAAACGTATTGTCACAG GCAGTACCGGGGATTCTCTGGAGGTGTGGAGGGAGCTGGATCTTGAGGGTGTGGAGAAAGACCTGAGAGGAGTTCTGTCTCGCGGGATCACCAGTCTGGCTGTCCTTCTGCTGCACTCATACAC aTGGTCCGACCATGAGAAAGCAGTGGGTGCCCTGGCACGTTGTCTGGGCTTCACCCAGGTGTCTCTATCCAGCGAGGTCATGCCCATGGTGCGGGCAGTGCCACGGGGCTACACCGTCTGTGCCGACGCCTACCTCACACCCAAAATTCGGCAGTATTTAAAAGGCTTCACCTCTGGCTTCAAGGGTGGCCTGAag GATGTGGACGTGTTGTTCATGCAGTCAGATGGAGGTCTGACTCCCATGGAACAGTTCTGTGGTTCGCGGGCCGTTCTGTCTGGCCCAGCGGGTGGTGTGGTGGGTTATGCCATCACCTCTTACAGCCAGATGGAGAAGAAACCTGTGATTGGCTTTGACATGGGCG GAACTTCTACAGATGTGAGTCGATATGCTGGCCAGTATGAACATGTGTTTGAGGCTACCACAGCTGGAGTCACCCTGCAAGCACCTCAGCTCGATATCAACACTGTGGCTGCAGGAGGAGGGTCACGACTGTTCTTCAG ATCAGGGATGTTTGCAGTTGGACCAGAATCTGCAGGTGCACATCCAGGACCAGCATGCTACAGAAAAA GTGGTCCTCTGACTGTGACCGATGCTAATTTAGCCCTGGGACGactcctcccttccttcttcCCAAAGATCTTTGGGCCCGGGGAGAATGAATCACTGTCCTTGGAGGAGACCATGAAGCATTTCCGTCATCTCACCCAAGAGATCAACCTCTTCTTGTCTTCTAACCAGTCACAG gtTAGCACAAATGGGGCCAACCAATCAAATAACAGCATGTTGCCAAACAGCCAGTCAGAGATGAGCGTGGAGGAGGTTGCGATTGGATTCATTCGTGTTGCAAATGAGGCCATGTGCCGGCCAATTAGAGCTCTAACACAG GCCAAGGGCCATGATACATCTAAACATGTGTTGGCATGTTTCGGGGGTGCAGGTGGCCAACATGCTTGTGCTATTGCCCAAGCCCTCGGGATGAAGACTGTCTTTATACATAA GTACAGTGGCGTGCTGTCGGCCTACGGTCTGGCTCTTGCTgatgtggtggaggaggtgcAGGAGCCATGCTCAATGCAGTATGAACAGCACTGTTTCAGTGAGCTCGACCGGAGGGTGGAGCAGCTCTCAAAATGCTGCCACGATACACTCTGTGCACGTGGCTTCACCAG CAGTCAGATATCCACTGAGGTTTTCCTCCACCTGCGTTATGAGGGCACCGACTGTGCGCTCATGGTTACTGCTGCCGGTTACCCCAGCAACGCCCAGTCCTGTTGCGCTGGAGACTTCCGCAGTGCCTTCACCAAACG ttattTGAAGGAATTTGGATTCACCATCCCAGACAGACCCATCATGGTTGATGACATCAGAGTGAGGGGTTGTGGAAAATCTGGTATCAAATCAGTGTATAAAACAAATATGGGACCCAAACAGGCCAAACCTGTCACG GTGACCAAGTGTTACTTTGAAGATGGTTACCTGGACACCAGTGTGTATCTATGGGAGGAGCTGCCATGTGGTCACAGCATCCAGGGACCAGCCATCATCATTGACAAGAACAG CACCATCCTGGTGGAGCCATGCTGTGAGGCCAGTCTGACAGAGGGGGGAGATGTTTTCATGACTGTAGGCTCTGACCCTCACTGTGCCCTCGGCACTGAGCTCAACACAGTGCAGCTCTCCATCTTTTCCCACCGCTTCATGAGCATAGCAG AGCAGATGGGCAGAGTTCTTCAAAGAACCTCCATCTCCACCAACATCAAGGAACGTCTCGACTTCTCCTGTGCTGTGTTCGGACCAGACGGCGGTCTGGTGTCCAACGCACCTCACATCCCTGTCCACCTGGGTGCCATGCAAGAGACTGTCCAGTACCAG ATCAGATCACTGGGGAACAACCTGAGGGAAGGGGATGTGGTTCTTAGTAACCACCCTTGTGCTGGGGGCAGCCACCTTCCAGACCTCACAGTCATCACACCA GTGTTTAGAAAAGGGGTGAGTGGTCCAGTGTTCTTTGTAGCCAGCAGAGGGCACCATGCCGACATTGGAGGCATCACTCCAGGCTCCATGCCCCCCCATTCCACCTCCCTTCAGCAGGAGGGCGCTGTCTTCACTTCCTTCAAACTTGTCACTGGTGGGGTCTTCCAGGAGCAGG CTGTAACTGAAGCTCTGATGGCTCCGACCCAGTATCCAGACTGCTCTGGGACTCGTAATCTCCATGACAACCTGTCAGACCTGCGGGCTCAGGtggcagccaatcagagaggaGGCCAGCTGGTGGGGGAGTTGATTGACAGCTACAGGCTGGCTGTGGTTCAGGCCTATATGGGGTATATTCAG AGTAACGCAGAGCTGGCAGTGAGGGACATGCTGAGAGACTTTGCACGTTGTCGACGGCAACAGACTGGCTCCTTGGAGGTGGAGTCAGAGGATTTCATGGATGATGGGACGCCAATCAGACTGCGGGTCAAGATTAATGAAGAAGAG GGCAGTGCAGTGTTTGACTTCACAGGGACCGGGACAGAGGTTTGGGGAAACTGCAATGCTCCACGGGCCATCACCCTCTCTGCCCTCATCTACTGCCTGCGCTGCATGGTTGGACAGGACATCCCCCTCAATCAG gattacgcaaaaagcaTGAACCGATTTGCAAcaaatttggtggagggatggagcatgagccagggaagaacccattaa
- the oplah gene encoding 5-oxoprolinase isoform X3 yields MAETKGKFDFAIDRGGTFTDVFARLPDGRERVLKLLSRDPQNYKDAPTEGIRRVLEEETGRVFPRDQPVDTSLIGWIRMGTTLATNALLEREGERTALLVTKGFKDLLHIGTQARPKLFDLEVAVPEVLYEEVIEVDERVVLRQDGCQLPRKDPKRIVTGSTGDSLEVWRELDLEGVEKDLRGVLSRGITSLAVLLLHSYTWSDHEKAVGALARCLGFTQVSLSSEVMPMVRAVPRGYTVCADAYLTPKIRQYLKGFTSGFKGGLKDVDVLFMQSDGGLTPMEQFCGSRAVLSGPAGGVVGYAITSYSQMEKKPVIGFDMGGTSTDVSRYAGQYEHVFEATTAGVTLQAPQLDINTVAAGGGSRLFFRSGMFAVGPESAGAHPGPACYRKSGPLTVTDANLALGRLLPSFFPKIFGPGENESLSLEETMKHFRHLTQEINLFLSSNQSQVSTNGANQSNNSMLPNSQSEMSVEEVAIGFIRVANEAMCRPIRALTQAKGHDTSKHVLACFGGAGGQHACAIAQALGMKTVFIHKYSGVLSAYGLALADVVEEVQEPCSMQYEQHCFSELDRRVEQLSKCCHDTLCARGFTSSQISTEVFLHLRYEGTDCALMVTAAGYPSNAQSCCAGDFRSAFTKRYLKEFGFTIPDRPIMVDDIRVRGCGKSGIKSVYKTNMGPKQAKPVTVTKCYFEDGYLDTSVYLWEELPCGHSIQGPAIIIDKNSTILVEPCCEASLTEGGDVFMTVGSDPHCALGTELNTVQLSIFSHRFMSIAEQMGRVLQRTSISTNIKERLDFSCAVFGPDGGLVSNAPHIPVHLGAMQETVQYQIRSLGNNLREGDVVLSNHPCAGGSHLPDLTVITPVFRKGVSGPVFFVASRGHHADIGGITPGSMPPHSTSLQQEGAVFTSFKLVTGGVFQEQAVTEALMAPTQYPDCSGTRNLHDNLSDLRAQVAANQRGGQLVGELIDSYRLAVVQAYMGYIQSNAELAVRDMLRDFARCRRQQTGSLEVESEDFMDDGTPIRLRVKINEEEGSAVFDFTGTGTEVWGNCNAPRAITLSALIYCLRCMVGQDIPLNQALAKKKEKKADNVQTFDNSAKLWKTKIMDQFKFSRVNETSAKSSGLRKKHEPICNKFGGGMEHEPGKNPLNSVADLDH; encoded by the exons ATGGCTGAGACCAAGGGGAAATTTGACTTTGCTATCGACCGGGGTGGCACTTTCACCGATGTGTTTGCCCGGCTGCCTGATGGTCGCGAGAGAGTACTGAAACTGCTGTCTCGAGACCCCCAGAACTACAAAGACGCTCCTACTGAGGGGATCCGCAGAGTCCTGGAAGAG GAAACAGGGCGGGTCTTTCCTCGTGACCAGCCTGTAGACACTTCACTCATTGGCTGGATCAGAATGGGCACAACATTGGCAACCAACGCTTtgctggagagagaaggagaaaggactGCGCTCCTGGTCACAAAGGGCTTTAAGGACTTGCTGCACATTGGCACACAAGCCAGGCCAAAGCTGTTTGATTTG GAGGTTGCAGTGCCTGAGGTGCTGTATGAGGAGGTAATAGAGGTGGATGAGCGAGTTGTTCTTAGGCAAGATGGCTGCCAGCTGCCCAGGAAAGATCCCAAACGTATTGTCACAG GCAGTACCGGGGATTCTCTGGAGGTGTGGAGGGAGCTGGATCTTGAGGGTGTGGAGAAAGACCTGAGAGGAGTTCTGTCTCGCGGGATCACCAGTCTGGCTGTCCTTCTGCTGCACTCATACAC aTGGTCCGACCATGAGAAAGCAGTGGGTGCCCTGGCACGTTGTCTGGGCTTCACCCAGGTGTCTCTATCCAGCGAGGTCATGCCCATGGTGCGGGCAGTGCCACGGGGCTACACCGTCTGTGCCGACGCCTACCTCACACCCAAAATTCGGCAGTATTTAAAAGGCTTCACCTCTGGCTTCAAGGGTGGCCTGAag GATGTGGACGTGTTGTTCATGCAGTCAGATGGAGGTCTGACTCCCATGGAACAGTTCTGTGGTTCGCGGGCCGTTCTGTCTGGCCCAGCGGGTGGTGTGGTGGGTTATGCCATCACCTCTTACAGCCAGATGGAGAAGAAACCTGTGATTGGCTTTGACATGGGCG GAACTTCTACAGATGTGAGTCGATATGCTGGCCAGTATGAACATGTGTTTGAGGCTACCACAGCTGGAGTCACCCTGCAAGCACCTCAGCTCGATATCAACACTGTGGCTGCAGGAGGAGGGTCACGACTGTTCTTCAG ATCAGGGATGTTTGCAGTTGGACCAGAATCTGCAGGTGCACATCCAGGACCAGCATGCTACAGAAAAA GTGGTCCTCTGACTGTGACCGATGCTAATTTAGCCCTGGGACGactcctcccttccttcttcCCAAAGATCTTTGGGCCCGGGGAGAATGAATCACTGTCCTTGGAGGAGACCATGAAGCATTTCCGTCATCTCACCCAAGAGATCAACCTCTTCTTGTCTTCTAACCAGTCACAG gtTAGCACAAATGGGGCCAACCAATCAAATAACAGCATGTTGCCAAACAGCCAGTCAGAGATGAGCGTGGAGGAGGTTGCGATTGGATTCATTCGTGTTGCAAATGAGGCCATGTGCCGGCCAATTAGAGCTCTAACACAG GCCAAGGGCCATGATACATCTAAACATGTGTTGGCATGTTTCGGGGGTGCAGGTGGCCAACATGCTTGTGCTATTGCCCAAGCCCTCGGGATGAAGACTGTCTTTATACATAA GTACAGTGGCGTGCTGTCGGCCTACGGTCTGGCTCTTGCTgatgtggtggaggaggtgcAGGAGCCATGCTCAATGCAGTATGAACAGCACTGTTTCAGTGAGCTCGACCGGAGGGTGGAGCAGCTCTCAAAATGCTGCCACGATACACTCTGTGCACGTGGCTTCACCAG CAGTCAGATATCCACTGAGGTTTTCCTCCACCTGCGTTATGAGGGCACCGACTGTGCGCTCATGGTTACTGCTGCCGGTTACCCCAGCAACGCCCAGTCCTGTTGCGCTGGAGACTTCCGCAGTGCCTTCACCAAACG ttattTGAAGGAATTTGGATTCACCATCCCAGACAGACCCATCATGGTTGATGACATCAGAGTGAGGGGTTGTGGAAAATCTGGTATCAAATCAGTGTATAAAACAAATATGGGACCCAAACAGGCCAAACCTGTCACG GTGACCAAGTGTTACTTTGAAGATGGTTACCTGGACACCAGTGTGTATCTATGGGAGGAGCTGCCATGTGGTCACAGCATCCAGGGACCAGCCATCATCATTGACAAGAACAG CACCATCCTGGTGGAGCCATGCTGTGAGGCCAGTCTGACAGAGGGGGGAGATGTTTTCATGACTGTAGGCTCTGACCCTCACTGTGCCCTCGGCACTGAGCTCAACACAGTGCAGCTCTCCATCTTTTCCCACCGCTTCATGAGCATAGCAG AGCAGATGGGCAGAGTTCTTCAAAGAACCTCCATCTCCACCAACATCAAGGAACGTCTCGACTTCTCCTGTGCTGTGTTCGGACCAGACGGCGGTCTGGTGTCCAACGCACCTCACATCCCTGTCCACCTGGGTGCCATGCAAGAGACTGTCCAGTACCAG ATCAGATCACTGGGGAACAACCTGAGGGAAGGGGATGTGGTTCTTAGTAACCACCCTTGTGCTGGGGGCAGCCACCTTCCAGACCTCACAGTCATCACACCA GTGTTTAGAAAAGGGGTGAGTGGTCCAGTGTTCTTTGTAGCCAGCAGAGGGCACCATGCCGACATTGGAGGCATCACTCCAGGCTCCATGCCCCCCCATTCCACCTCCCTTCAGCAGGAGGGCGCTGTCTTCACTTCCTTCAAACTTGTCACTGGTGGGGTCTTCCAGGAGCAGG CTGTAACTGAAGCTCTGATGGCTCCGACCCAGTATCCAGACTGCTCTGGGACTCGTAATCTCCATGACAACCTGTCAGACCTGCGGGCTCAGGtggcagccaatcagagaggaGGCCAGCTGGTGGGGGAGTTGATTGACAGCTACAGGCTGGCTGTGGTTCAGGCCTATATGGGGTATATTCAG AGTAACGCAGAGCTGGCAGTGAGGGACATGCTGAGAGACTTTGCACGTTGTCGACGGCAACAGACTGGCTCCTTGGAGGTGGAGTCAGAGGATTTCATGGATGATGGGACGCCAATCAGACTGCGGGTCAAGATTAATGAAGAAGAG GGCAGTGCAGTGTTTGACTTCACAGGGACCGGGACAGAGGTTTGGGGAAACTGCAATGCTCCACGGGCCATCACCCTCTCTGCCCTCATCTACTGCCTGCGCTGCATGGTTGGACAGGACATCCCCCTCAATCAG gcattggcaaaaaaaaaagaaaaaaaggcagataaCGTGCAAACGTTTGATAATTCAGCAAAgctgtggaaaacaaagatTATGGACCAGTTTAAATTTTCAAGAGTCAATGAAACATCTGCAAAATCTT caggattacgcaaaaagcaTGAACCGATTTGCAAcaaatttggtggagggatggagcatgagccagggaagaacccattaaattcggtggcagatctggatcattgA
- the oplah gene encoding 5-oxoprolinase isoform X2 yields MAETKGKFDFAIDRGGTFTDVFARLPDGRERVLKLLSRDPQNYKDAPTEGIRRVLEEETGRVFPRDQPVDTSLIGWIRMGTTLATNALLEREGERTALLVTKGFKDLLHIGTQARPKLFDLEVAVPEVLYEEVIEVDERVVLRQDGCQLPRKDPKRIVTGSTGDSLEVWRELDLEGVEKDLRGVLSRGITSLAVLLLHSYTWSDHEKAVGALARCLGFTQVSLSSEVMPMVRAVPRGYTVCADAYLTPKIRQYLKGFTSGFKGGLKDVDVLFMQSDGGLTPMEQFCGSRAVLSGPAGGVVGYAITSYSQMEKKPVIGFDMGGTSTDVSRYAGQYEHVFEATTAGVTLQAPQLDINTVAAGGGSRLFFRSGMFAVGPESAGAHPGPACYRKSGPLTVTDANLALGRLLPSFFPKIFGPGENESLSLEETMKHFRHLTQEINLFLSSNQSQVSTNGANQSNNSMLPNSQSEMSVEEVAIGFIRVANEAMCRPIRALTQAKGHDTSKHVLACFGGAGGQHACAIAQALGMKTVFIHKYSGVLSAYGLALADVVEEVQEPCSMQYEQHCFSELDRRVEQLSKCCHDTLCARGFTSSQISTEVFLHLRYEGTDCALMVTAAGYPSNAQSCCAGDFRSAFTKRYLKEFGFTIPDRPIMVDDIRVRGCGKSGIKSVYKTNMGPKQAKPVTVTKCYFEDGYLDTSVYLWEELPCGHSIQGPAIIIDKNSTILVEPCCEASLTEGGDVFMTVGSDPHCALGTELNTVQLSIFSHRFMSIAEQMGRVLQRTSISTNIKERLDFSCAVFGPDGGLVSNAPHIPVHLGAMQETVQYQIRSLGNNLREGDVVLSNHPCAGGSHLPDLTVITPVFRKGVSGPVFFVASRGHHADIGGITPGSMPPHSTSLQQEGAVFTSFKLVTGGVFQEQAVTEALMAPTQYPDCSGTRNLHDNLSDLRAQVAANQRGGQLVGELIDSYRLAVVQAYMGYIQSNAELAVRDMLRDFARCRRQQTGSLEVESEDFMDDGTPIRLRVKINEEEGSAVFDFTGTGTEVWGNCNAPRAITLSALIYCLRCMVGQDIPLNQALAKKKEKKADNVQTFDNSAKLWKTKIMDQFKFSRVNETSAKSCMSYKLINNIITSAKEIMFSPVSVWWFVCQQDYAKSMNRFATNLVEGWSMSQGRTH; encoded by the exons ATGGCTGAGACCAAGGGGAAATTTGACTTTGCTATCGACCGGGGTGGCACTTTCACCGATGTGTTTGCCCGGCTGCCTGATGGTCGCGAGAGAGTACTGAAACTGCTGTCTCGAGACCCCCAGAACTACAAAGACGCTCCTACTGAGGGGATCCGCAGAGTCCTGGAAGAG GAAACAGGGCGGGTCTTTCCTCGTGACCAGCCTGTAGACACTTCACTCATTGGCTGGATCAGAATGGGCACAACATTGGCAACCAACGCTTtgctggagagagaaggagaaaggactGCGCTCCTGGTCACAAAGGGCTTTAAGGACTTGCTGCACATTGGCACACAAGCCAGGCCAAAGCTGTTTGATTTG GAGGTTGCAGTGCCTGAGGTGCTGTATGAGGAGGTAATAGAGGTGGATGAGCGAGTTGTTCTTAGGCAAGATGGCTGCCAGCTGCCCAGGAAAGATCCCAAACGTATTGTCACAG GCAGTACCGGGGATTCTCTGGAGGTGTGGAGGGAGCTGGATCTTGAGGGTGTGGAGAAAGACCTGAGAGGAGTTCTGTCTCGCGGGATCACCAGTCTGGCTGTCCTTCTGCTGCACTCATACAC aTGGTCCGACCATGAGAAAGCAGTGGGTGCCCTGGCACGTTGTCTGGGCTTCACCCAGGTGTCTCTATCCAGCGAGGTCATGCCCATGGTGCGGGCAGTGCCACGGGGCTACACCGTCTGTGCCGACGCCTACCTCACACCCAAAATTCGGCAGTATTTAAAAGGCTTCACCTCTGGCTTCAAGGGTGGCCTGAag GATGTGGACGTGTTGTTCATGCAGTCAGATGGAGGTCTGACTCCCATGGAACAGTTCTGTGGTTCGCGGGCCGTTCTGTCTGGCCCAGCGGGTGGTGTGGTGGGTTATGCCATCACCTCTTACAGCCAGATGGAGAAGAAACCTGTGATTGGCTTTGACATGGGCG GAACTTCTACAGATGTGAGTCGATATGCTGGCCAGTATGAACATGTGTTTGAGGCTACCACAGCTGGAGTCACCCTGCAAGCACCTCAGCTCGATATCAACACTGTGGCTGCAGGAGGAGGGTCACGACTGTTCTTCAG ATCAGGGATGTTTGCAGTTGGACCAGAATCTGCAGGTGCACATCCAGGACCAGCATGCTACAGAAAAA GTGGTCCTCTGACTGTGACCGATGCTAATTTAGCCCTGGGACGactcctcccttccttcttcCCAAAGATCTTTGGGCCCGGGGAGAATGAATCACTGTCCTTGGAGGAGACCATGAAGCATTTCCGTCATCTCACCCAAGAGATCAACCTCTTCTTGTCTTCTAACCAGTCACAG gtTAGCACAAATGGGGCCAACCAATCAAATAACAGCATGTTGCCAAACAGCCAGTCAGAGATGAGCGTGGAGGAGGTTGCGATTGGATTCATTCGTGTTGCAAATGAGGCCATGTGCCGGCCAATTAGAGCTCTAACACAG GCCAAGGGCCATGATACATCTAAACATGTGTTGGCATGTTTCGGGGGTGCAGGTGGCCAACATGCTTGTGCTATTGCCCAAGCCCTCGGGATGAAGACTGTCTTTATACATAA GTACAGTGGCGTGCTGTCGGCCTACGGTCTGGCTCTTGCTgatgtggtggaggaggtgcAGGAGCCATGCTCAATGCAGTATGAACAGCACTGTTTCAGTGAGCTCGACCGGAGGGTGGAGCAGCTCTCAAAATGCTGCCACGATACACTCTGTGCACGTGGCTTCACCAG CAGTCAGATATCCACTGAGGTTTTCCTCCACCTGCGTTATGAGGGCACCGACTGTGCGCTCATGGTTACTGCTGCCGGTTACCCCAGCAACGCCCAGTCCTGTTGCGCTGGAGACTTCCGCAGTGCCTTCACCAAACG ttattTGAAGGAATTTGGATTCACCATCCCAGACAGACCCATCATGGTTGATGACATCAGAGTGAGGGGTTGTGGAAAATCTGGTATCAAATCAGTGTATAAAACAAATATGGGACCCAAACAGGCCAAACCTGTCACG GTGACCAAGTGTTACTTTGAAGATGGTTACCTGGACACCAGTGTGTATCTATGGGAGGAGCTGCCATGTGGTCACAGCATCCAGGGACCAGCCATCATCATTGACAAGAACAG CACCATCCTGGTGGAGCCATGCTGTGAGGCCAGTCTGACAGAGGGGGGAGATGTTTTCATGACTGTAGGCTCTGACCCTCACTGTGCCCTCGGCACTGAGCTCAACACAGTGCAGCTCTCCATCTTTTCCCACCGCTTCATGAGCATAGCAG AGCAGATGGGCAGAGTTCTTCAAAGAACCTCCATCTCCACCAACATCAAGGAACGTCTCGACTTCTCCTGTGCTGTGTTCGGACCAGACGGCGGTCTGGTGTCCAACGCACCTCACATCCCTGTCCACCTGGGTGCCATGCAAGAGACTGTCCAGTACCAG ATCAGATCACTGGGGAACAACCTGAGGGAAGGGGATGTGGTTCTTAGTAACCACCCTTGTGCTGGGGGCAGCCACCTTCCAGACCTCACAGTCATCACACCA GTGTTTAGAAAAGGGGTGAGTGGTCCAGTGTTCTTTGTAGCCAGCAGAGGGCACCATGCCGACATTGGAGGCATCACTCCAGGCTCCATGCCCCCCCATTCCACCTCCCTTCAGCAGGAGGGCGCTGTCTTCACTTCCTTCAAACTTGTCACTGGTGGGGTCTTCCAGGAGCAGG CTGTAACTGAAGCTCTGATGGCTCCGACCCAGTATCCAGACTGCTCTGGGACTCGTAATCTCCATGACAACCTGTCAGACCTGCGGGCTCAGGtggcagccaatcagagaggaGGCCAGCTGGTGGGGGAGTTGATTGACAGCTACAGGCTGGCTGTGGTTCAGGCCTATATGGGGTATATTCAG AGTAACGCAGAGCTGGCAGTGAGGGACATGCTGAGAGACTTTGCACGTTGTCGACGGCAACAGACTGGCTCCTTGGAGGTGGAGTCAGAGGATTTCATGGATGATGGGACGCCAATCAGACTGCGGGTCAAGATTAATGAAGAAGAG GGCAGTGCAGTGTTTGACTTCACAGGGACCGGGACAGAGGTTTGGGGAAACTGCAATGCTCCACGGGCCATCACCCTCTCTGCCCTCATCTACTGCCTGCGCTGCATGGTTGGACAGGACATCCCCCTCAATCAG gcattggcaaaaaaaaaagaaaaaaaggcagataaCGTGCAAACGTTTGATAATTCAGCAAAgctgtggaaaacaaagatTATGGACCAGTTTAAATTTTCAAGAGTCAATGAAACATCTGCAAAATCTTGTATGtcatataaattaattaataatattattacctctgccaaggagattatgttttcacctgtgtctgtttggtggtttgtttgccagcaggattacgcaaaaagcaTGAACCGATTTGCAAcaaatttggtggagggatggagcatgagccagggaagaacccattaa